The following coding sequences are from one Geothrix sp. window:
- a CDS encoding RsmE family RNA methyltransferase, with protein MSLPRFFLAPLPAAENALVPLDAEAARHLKALRLKPGAALELVLGAQAWTADLAELDRGRAVARLVAPLQEDREPPVALQACLPLPAQLSLFDEWLPPLVELGVTLIQPVVYQRSEFDATKTAARMERWARLIQSACEQSHRSRLPELRPPMPFAALPTWEAPQKWVAYELATGQANPPWRSEPLAFTSGPEGGITDGEFAALRAAGWQPVSLGRSILRAVTAPVALLGAVQYQLGGGRPA; from the coding sequence ATGAGCCTGCCCCGCTTCTTCCTGGCGCCGCTGCCCGCCGCCGAGAACGCCCTCGTACCCCTGGACGCCGAGGCGGCCCGCCACCTCAAGGCCCTGCGCCTGAAGCCCGGCGCCGCCCTGGAGCTGGTGCTGGGCGCCCAGGCCTGGACGGCGGACCTGGCCGAGCTGGACCGGGGCCGGGCCGTGGCGCGCCTGGTGGCGCCCCTGCAGGAGGACCGGGAGCCCCCCGTGGCCCTCCAGGCCTGCCTGCCCCTGCCCGCGCAGCTGAGCCTCTTCGACGAGTGGTTGCCGCCCCTGGTGGAGCTGGGGGTCACGCTCATCCAGCCCGTGGTCTACCAGCGCAGCGAGTTCGACGCCACCAAGACCGCCGCGCGCATGGAGCGGTGGGCGCGCCTCATCCAGTCCGCCTGCGAGCAGAGCCACCGCAGCCGCCTGCCGGAGCTGCGGCCCCCCATGCCCTTCGCGGCCCTGCCGACCTGGGAGGCACCCCAGAAGTGGGTGGCCTACGAGCTGGCCACGGGCCAGGCCAATCCCCCCTGGCGGTCCGAGCCCCTGGCCTTCACCAGCGGCCCCGAGGGCGGCATCACGGACGGGGAGTTCGCGGCCCTGCGCGCCGCCGGCTGGCAGCCCGTGAGCCTGGGCCGCAGCATCCTCCGCGCGGTCACCGCCCCCGTGGCCCTGTTGGGCGCCGTGCAGTACCAGCTGGGCGGGGGCCGTCCCGCCTAG
- a CDS encoding M28 family peptidase, whose translation MRFLLPILAATSLLAQTAHPAPKVQEGPLRAHLAFLADDLLEGRGTGQRGAELTVRYLETQLQSLGLRPGNGASYRQPVSLLGLKALPGRSTLSFLGGGACATPTFGSEIVFGSGVAQAEQTFDAPVVFAGFGIDAPEWRWDDYKGLDLRGKVLLMLVNEPAPTAEEPGLFDGANLSAYGRWTKKFEMAAQHGALGVLLVHTPASATYGWTVVRPSWEAERFSLAQGPRGTGLQGWVTEEVAKALAKQGGQDLDALRAQAQRRDFRPLALDLRLQGTLRSEVRTVAQFNVAGVVPGTDPVLKEELVVYSAHWDHLGKGPGLAVDTHAPAVPGHEADTIYNGAIDNASGCAALLAMAQAARHAPAKRSQMFLFVCAEEQGLLGSRAYAEAPLWPLAKTAADLNLDSLNFVAPTRDIGLPFRERSTLGEVAEAVARASNLTVAPTHPDTGGGYFRSDHYSFVQAGVPALSVGGGRDFLGADPAALKAKASAYGKRYHQVTDEYDPAWDLRGMVQQAQFTFDLGQAVANAPTRPTFKTVK comes from the coding sequence ATGCGTTTTCTGCTGCCCATCCTGGCCGCCACCAGCCTGCTCGCCCAGACGGCCCACCCGGCGCCCAAGGTGCAGGAGGGGCCCCTGCGCGCCCACCTGGCCTTCCTGGCCGATGACCTGCTGGAGGGCCGGGGCACGGGCCAGCGCGGCGCCGAGCTCACGGTGCGCTACCTGGAGACCCAGCTGCAGAGCCTGGGCCTGCGGCCGGGGAACGGCGCATCCTACCGCCAGCCGGTGTCCCTGCTGGGCCTGAAGGCCCTGCCCGGGCGCAGCACGCTGAGCTTCCTGGGTGGCGGCGCCTGCGCCACGCCGACCTTCGGCAGCGAGATCGTCTTCGGTTCCGGCGTGGCCCAGGCCGAGCAGACCTTCGACGCGCCCGTGGTGTTCGCGGGCTTCGGCATCGACGCGCCCGAGTGGCGCTGGGACGACTACAAGGGCCTGGACCTGCGGGGCAAGGTGCTGCTCATGCTGGTGAACGAGCCCGCCCCCACCGCCGAGGAGCCGGGCCTCTTCGATGGCGCCAACCTGAGCGCCTACGGTCGCTGGACGAAGAAGTTCGAGATGGCCGCGCAGCACGGCGCCCTGGGCGTCCTGCTGGTCCACACCCCGGCTTCGGCCACCTACGGCTGGACCGTGGTGCGGCCCAGCTGGGAGGCGGAGCGCTTCTCCCTCGCCCAGGGCCCCCGCGGCACCGGGCTGCAGGGCTGGGTCACGGAGGAGGTGGCGAAGGCCCTGGCGAAGCAGGGCGGCCAGGACCTGGACGCCCTGCGGGCCCAGGCCCAGCGCCGCGACTTCCGGCCCCTGGCCCTGGACCTGCGCCTGCAGGGCACGCTGCGCAGCGAGGTCCGCACCGTGGCGCAGTTCAACGTGGCGGGCGTGGTGCCGGGCACCGATCCCGTCCTGAAAGAGGAACTGGTGGTCTACAGCGCCCACTGGGACCACCTGGGCAAGGGCCCGGGCCTGGCCGTGGACACCCACGCGCCCGCCGTGCCCGGCCACGAAGCCGACACCATCTACAACGGGGCCATCGACAACGCCTCGGGCTGCGCGGCCCTGCTGGCCATGGCCCAGGCGGCCCGCCACGCCCCCGCCAAGCGCAGCCAGATGTTCCTGTTCGTGTGCGCCGAGGAGCAGGGCCTGCTGGGCTCCCGGGCCTACGCCGAGGCGCCCCTCTGGCCCCTGGCGAAGACCGCCGCGGATCTCAACCTGGACAGCCTCAACTTCGTGGCCCCCACCCGGGATATCGGCCTGCCCTTCCGCGAGCGCAGCACCCTGGGCGAGGTGGCCGAGGCCGTGGCCAGGGCCTCGAACCTGACGGTGGCCCCCACCCATCCCGACACCGGCGGGGGCTACTTCCGCTCGGACCACTACAGCTTCGTGCAGGCCGGCGTGCCCGCCCTTTCCGTGGGCGGCGGCCGCGACTTCCTGGGCGCCGACCCGGCCGCCCTCAAGGCCAAGGCTTCCGCCTACGGCAAGCGCTACCACCAGGTCACGGACGAGTACGACCCCGCCTGGGACCTGCGCGGCATGGTGCAGCAGGCCCAGTTCACCTTCGACCTCGGCCAGGCCGTGGCCAACGCCCCCACCAGGCCCACCTTCAAGACCGTCAAATAG
- a CDS encoding DJ-1/PfpI family protein — translation MSFGVLVFNQVEELDFVGPWEMLRMWSKLADGPDTCLIVSQSLDAVVCAKGLSINPHTSFADCPALDYLLIPGGQGTRHEVNNPVLIDFVATQAKSCKAVLSVCTGSFLLHAAGLLSGKTATTHWGSLDRLRALGDVSVVEQRYVQDGSVWSSAGVSAGTDLMLAFIASVAGEEAAGKVQSGAEYYPSSVRYGGFENQAHAPAYLRGT, via the coding sequence ATGAGCTTTGGCGTCCTGGTCTTCAATCAAGTTGAGGAGCTCGACTTCGTGGGCCCCTGGGAAATGCTCCGGATGTGGAGCAAGCTTGCCGACGGTCCCGACACCTGCCTCATCGTGAGCCAGTCTCTCGATGCGGTCGTTTGTGCGAAGGGGCTGTCCATCAACCCCCACACCTCCTTCGCCGACTGCCCAGCGCTCGACTACTTGCTCATCCCCGGGGGTCAAGGCACGCGGCACGAGGTGAACAACCCCGTGCTCATTGATTTCGTCGCGACTCAAGCAAAGAGCTGCAAGGCCGTGCTGTCCGTCTGCACGGGCTCGTTCCTGCTGCACGCGGCCGGTCTGCTATCCGGCAAGACGGCCACCACTCACTGGGGTTCGCTGGACCGCCTGCGGGCACTCGGAGACGTCTCGGTCGTGGAGCAGCGGTACGTCCAAGACGGCAGCGTTTGGTCGTCCGCAGGCGTGTCGGCGGGCACGGATCTCATGCTTGCCTTTATTGCGAGCGTCGCCGGGGAAGAGGCCGCCGGTAAAGTCCAGTCTGGCGCAGAATACTATCCATCCTCAGTTCGGTACGGCGGCTTTGAAAACCAGGCTCACGCACCCGCATACCTCCGCGGCACCTGA
- a CDS encoding dihydrofolate reductase family protein: MRQLKIIEHISLDGVIQHSADGGDFPYSDWTAPYRTPAGREAVTAAHGERFDLLLGRRTYDIWSGFWPKAPSSPIGDRLNAATKYIATHRPESLDWGPFEGLGPDLVEDIRRIKSQEGPGLILSGSSTLTSTVLEHGLADEVVLIVSPVLLGTGKRFFAEGTPARSFELVSTHATPSGVILNAYKVVGPLKTGTP, encoded by the coding sequence ATGAGACAGCTCAAGATCATCGAACACATCTCGCTGGACGGCGTGATCCAGCATTCGGCCGATGGTGGTGATTTCCCCTACAGCGACTGGACCGCGCCCTATCGGACCCCCGCTGGCCGGGAAGCCGTCACGGCCGCCCATGGCGAGCGCTTCGATCTGCTGCTGGGCCGTCGCACCTACGACATCTGGTCGGGCTTCTGGCCGAAGGCGCCGAGCAGTCCGATCGGGGACCGCCTCAATGCGGCCACGAAGTACATCGCGACCCACCGTCCGGAAAGCCTTGACTGGGGCCCCTTCGAGGGCCTTGGACCGGACCTCGTCGAGGACATTCGCCGCATCAAGTCGCAGGAGGGCCCGGGCCTCATCCTCTCGGGCAGCTCCACGCTGACCTCGACGGTGCTCGAACATGGCCTGGCGGATGAGGTTGTGCTGATCGTCTCGCCGGTGCTGTTGGGCACGGGGAAGCGCTTCTTCGCGGAGGGAACCCCGGCCCGCTCCTTCGAGCTCGTCAGCACGCACGCCACGCCGTCTGGCGTCATCCTCAATGCGTACAAGGTCGTCGGGCCTTTGAAGACCGGAACGCCGTAG
- a CDS encoding nuclear transport factor 2 family protein: protein MKPKEVVAAWVDAFNRADAAALASFYSETAINHQVAERPVQGRPEIYQMFTAGFATAKMVCIVEAIFEDGEWAILEWRDPLGLRGCGFFHVVGGLIVFQRGYWDKLSFLRQRGLPIPTH, encoded by the coding sequence ATGAAACCCAAAGAAGTGGTTGCCGCGTGGGTCGATGCCTTCAACAGGGCTGATGCGGCAGCCTTGGCCTCCTTCTACTCGGAAACCGCCATCAACCACCAAGTCGCCGAACGGCCCGTTCAGGGCCGTCCCGAAATCTACCAAATGTTCACCGCCGGGTTTGCCACTGCGAAGATGGTTTGCATCGTAGAGGCCATCTTCGAGGACGGTGAATGGGCCATCCTCGAATGGCGAGACCCGCTCGGCCTCCGGGGTTGTGGGTTCTTTCATGTTGTTGGTGGCCTGATCGTGTTCCAGCGTGGCTACTGGGACAAATTGAGCTTCCTGCGCCAACGCGGCCTTCCCATTCCAACCCATTGA
- a CDS encoding VOC family protein, with product MKRVTGIGGIFFKAKDAPSLRAWYKRHLGIDVQAWGGAAFDWTDAEGKPVAGTTAWMIDPQESDHFAPSPAPFMVNYRVEDLHALVKALIEEGCHVLENTDDSEYGKFAWVIDPEGNKIELWQPPQGQ from the coding sequence ATGAAACGAGTCACTGGCATCGGCGGCATCTTCTTCAAGGCCAAGGACGCCCCATCCCTGCGGGCCTGGTACAAGCGGCACCTGGGCATCGATGTCCAGGCCTGGGGCGGAGCCGCCTTCGACTGGACTGACGCCGAGGGCAAGCCGGTGGCAGGCACCACGGCCTGGATGATCGATCCGCAGGAAAGCGACCACTTCGCCCCGAGCCCCGCTCCCTTCATGGTCAACTACCGCGTGGAAGACCTCCACGCCCTGGTCAAGGCCTTGATAGAGGAGGGCTGCCACGTGCTCGAAAACACGGACGATTCCGAGTATGGCAAGTTCGCCTGGGTCATCGATCCCGAGGGAAACAAGATCGAGCTGTGGCAGCCGCCTCAGGGCCAATGA
- a CDS encoding GDCCVxC domain-containing (seleno)protein has translation MSGPVLESVITCPGCGHSRPETMPTETCRWFYQCTHCAVMLRPKPGDCCVFCSYGSVPCPPIQARGTSGDACCGA, from the coding sequence ATGAGCGGGCCCGTCCTGGAATCCGTCATCACCTGTCCTGGGTGCGGCCACTCCAGGCCCGAGACCATGCCGACCGAAACCTGCCGGTGGTTCTATCAATGCACCCATTGCGCCGTCATGCTTCGTCCAAAACCAGGGGACTGCTGCGTGTTCTGTTCCTACGGATCGGTCCCATGCCCTCCCATCCAGGCCCGTGGAACCTCAGGGGACGCCTGTTGCGGGGCCTGA
- a CDS encoding DUF2059 domain-containing protein: protein MPSPRTRAALLFALAPCLLAQAPEPQSGLDLAQEVIEAYGAKQRFSAAIQGQLQTFKAQNPNLPGAQIEAFAREVTKDELYVRLARTLEAAFTVDELKALLVHFRSNGCRKAFNDPALDPKTLTPEDRLDIDRFLKSPVGVKFSGEWPRLKQAFADIGRQWVTDALERVRQAPAKKSGHH from the coding sequence TTGCCCAGCCCCCGCACCCGCGCGGCCCTGCTCTTCGCCCTCGCACCATGCCTCCTGGCCCAGGCACCGGAGCCCCAGAGCGGCCTCGACCTGGCCCAGGAGGTCATCGAGGCCTACGGGGCCAAGCAGCGGTTCTCCGCCGCCATCCAGGGCCAGCTCCAGACCTTCAAGGCGCAGAACCCGAACCTGCCCGGCGCCCAGATCGAGGCCTTCGCCCGGGAGGTCACCAAGGATGAGCTGTACGTCCGCCTGGCCCGGACCCTGGAGGCGGCCTTCACCGTGGATGAGCTGAAGGCACTGCTCGTCCACTTCCGGAGCAACGGCTGCCGGAAGGCCTTCAACGACCCCGCGCTGGATCCGAAGACCCTGACCCCCGAGGACCGGCTCGACATCGACCGCTTCCTGAAGTCGCCGGTGGGCGTGAAGTTCAGCGGGGAGTGGCCGCGGCTCAAGCAGGCCTTTGCGGACATCGGCCGGCAGTGGGTGACCGATGCCCTCGAGCGGGTCCGCCAGGCGCCCGCGAAGAAATCCGGCCACCATTAG
- a CDS encoding SHOCT domain-containing protein has translation MRRAAALLIVPAFLSVGCTRPDLDVTKIKVGMTKREVLERVGNPTKRTEVDLHTDLHEYEAYDRYGAIKINSRSLFVRFVDGKVEAVGTLEDLKAGRSVLRTEASKASPASAPLAAPSAPAFDLRTELEKLEKLKKDGLISEAEFQELRQKVLAKAKAQ, from the coding sequence ATGCGCCGAGCCGCCGCCCTGCTCATCGTCCCCGCCTTCTTGTCCGTGGGTTGCACCCGGCCCGACCTGGACGTCACCAAGATCAAGGTCGGGATGACCAAGCGGGAGGTCCTTGAGCGGGTGGGCAACCCCACGAAGCGCACCGAAGTCGATCTCCACACCGACCTGCACGAGTACGAGGCCTACGACCGCTACGGCGCCATCAAGATCAACAGCCGCTCCCTGTTCGTGCGCTTCGTGGACGGCAAGGTGGAAGCCGTGGGCACCCTGGAGGACCTGAAGGCCGGGCGCTCCGTCCTCCGCACCGAGGCATCGAAGGCCAGCCCCGCCAGCGCCCCCTTGGCCGCGCCGAGCGCCCCGGCCTTCGACCTGCGGACGGAGCTGGAGAAGCTGGAGAAGCTGAAGAAGGACGGGCTCATCAGCGAGGCGGAGTTCCAGGAGCTGCGCCAAAAGGTCCTGGCCAAGGCCAAGGCCCAGTAG
- a CDS encoding DoxX family membrane protein, producing MKIAVIIVRTLMGLLFLFASVTYLFKLITPPEPTGAMKTFSAGLEAARYLMPTVKVLELTCGLALVTGRFVPLATVLLAPIIVNILLIHAFLGPEGLPVAIFLVLANGFLAYHHRESYRPLFRA from the coding sequence GTGAAGATCGCCGTCATCATCGTCCGCACGCTCATGGGGCTGCTGTTCCTCTTCGCCTCGGTGACCTACCTGTTCAAGCTCATCACGCCCCCGGAGCCCACGGGAGCCATGAAGACCTTCAGCGCCGGCCTGGAGGCCGCGCGCTACCTCATGCCCACGGTGAAGGTCCTCGAGCTGACCTGCGGGCTGGCCCTGGTGACGGGCCGCTTCGTGCCCCTGGCCACGGTGCTGCTGGCCCCCATCATCGTGAACATCCTGCTGATCCACGCCTTCCTGGGCCCCGAGGGCCTGCCCGTGGCCATCTTCCTGGTGCTGGCCAACGGCTTCCTGGCCTACCACCACCGGGAGAGCTACCGGCCCCTGTTCCGGGCCTGA
- a CDS encoding metallophosphoesterase encodes MTDWFHPAQLAATAIQVVISTVLGRQADHRILEALAAGPIETYDYSAGDTFTFDYVADTGDGWDSTYTLAYHLAQPGLHLPEGTGTRTLPRGQVLLFGGDEVYPVANRAQYEKRLVGPFETAMALSPDQKQAPHVFAIPGNHDWYDSLVAFTRLFIGKSWFAAWQSRQTRSYFALKLPHGWWLMGVDVQLDSDLDAPQVEYFEQVARTIPEGDRIILCLPEPHWIYQQERDTGHWDRASWERPQSDSPGSQPIRSNLDYLERKLFKNQVAVMLAGDLHHYRRHAHPDGRQKIVAGGGGAFMHASHPWSQTPLADGSQLKSVWPPTSESRALVWGNLKFPLLHWPLGLLIGLCYLLIDWTLQVDLSGFRFSEFGSALGQALLEVLRRPGGAFLMLGLLGAFILFASPESRRFRWIAGLAHGLGHLLLCFVLGWGATRLTVVAWGQTYQSWNQLLLGGALVFLGGAILGALLFGLYLALSLNVFGRHWTEASSGLAIPDWKNFLRLQIGSDGALSIHPIGFRRISRRWRAGAADPTGPRLEPDDPAFTGPEYIEAPIQVPGRRP; translated from the coding sequence ATGACGGACTGGTTCCATCCGGCCCAGCTCGCCGCCACGGCGATCCAGGTGGTCATCTCCACGGTGCTGGGCCGGCAGGCGGATCATCGGATTCTGGAGGCCCTGGCCGCCGGACCCATCGAAACCTACGACTACAGCGCTGGGGACACATTCACCTTCGACTATGTGGCGGATACGGGCGACGGGTGGGATTCCACCTACACCTTGGCCTACCACCTGGCCCAGCCCGGCCTGCATCTGCCCGAGGGGACCGGCACGCGGACCCTGCCCAGGGGCCAGGTGCTCCTGTTTGGCGGGGACGAAGTCTACCCCGTAGCCAATCGGGCCCAGTATGAGAAGCGCCTGGTGGGCCCCTTCGAAACCGCCATGGCGTTGAGTCCCGACCAGAAGCAGGCTCCCCACGTATTCGCCATTCCCGGAAACCACGACTGGTACGACAGCTTGGTGGCCTTCACCCGGCTGTTCATCGGCAAGAGCTGGTTCGCCGCCTGGCAGAGCCGCCAGACGCGGAGCTACTTCGCCCTGAAGCTGCCCCATGGCTGGTGGCTGATGGGTGTGGATGTCCAACTGGATTCGGACCTGGATGCCCCCCAGGTCGAGTACTTCGAGCAGGTCGCCAGGACCATCCCCGAGGGGGACCGCATCATCCTCTGCCTGCCCGAACCCCACTGGATCTACCAGCAGGAACGAGATACCGGCCACTGGGATCGGGCATCCTGGGAGCGGCCCCAGTCTGATTCCCCCGGATCGCAGCCCATCCGCTCCAACCTGGACTACCTGGAACGCAAGCTGTTCAAGAACCAGGTGGCCGTGATGCTGGCCGGGGACCTCCACCACTACCGCCGCCACGCCCACCCCGATGGCCGCCAGAAAATCGTGGCCGGCGGCGGCGGTGCGTTCATGCATGCCTCCCATCCGTGGTCCCAGACCCCCTTGGCCGATGGCTCTCAGCTCAAGAGCGTCTGGCCCCCGACCTCCGAATCTCGGGCCCTCGTCTGGGGCAACCTGAAGTTCCCCCTGCTCCATTGGCCCCTGGGCCTGCTCATCGGGCTCTGCTACCTGCTGATCGATTGGACATTGCAGGTGGACCTTTCCGGGTTCCGTTTCTCGGAGTTCGGCTCCGCCCTGGGCCAAGCACTGCTGGAAGTCCTGCGACGTCCCGGGGGCGCATTCCTGATGCTGGGCCTTCTGGGTGCCTTCATCCTCTTCGCGTCTCCCGAGAGCCGGCGCTTCCGGTGGATCGCAGGCCTGGCCCACGGGCTCGGCCACCTGCTGCTCTGTTTCGTCCTGGGCTGGGGAGCCACCCGTCTCACGGTGGTGGCCTGGGGCCAGACCTACCAGAGCTGGAACCAGCTCCTTCTTGGCGGTGCCCTGGTGTTCCTGGGCGGGGCGATCCTGGGGGCCCTGCTCTTCGGGCTCTACCTGGCCCTCTCCCTCAACGTCTTCGGCCGCCACTGGACCGAAGCCTCCAGCGGCCTCGCGATTCCGGACTGGAAGAACTTCCTCCGCCTCCAGATCGGGTCGGACGGCGCCCTGAGCATCCATCCCATTGGGTTCCGGCGCATCTCCCGCCGCTGGAGGGCTGGCGCGGCAGACCCCACGGGACCTCGCCTGGAGCCGGATGATCCTGCCTTCACAGGACCGGAATACATCGAAGCACCGATCCAGGTGCCGGGACGGCGACCATGA
- a CDS encoding acetoacetate decarboxylase family protein has product MGVPSRVLRATGRHALVDGIPFQLPVLCEESPALFAVFPIDADKARALLPGNEIHPLRFWNRGLLVVSVMDYRKTSIGKYIEFSVGIACTRGPKPAPRLLPALLPWFFNTGQFVVELPVSTEISTKGGKGIWGMPKHQGSLDYQITDQTVSSQYDLDGQLGIRISIQRPGRAWLPLSVSASNYCAYRGMIWKSNLHFKAKAGLTMFKKGIAELLIGDHPRLAALKGLGIGKDALFAAFIPSAQGVLDDHVEGWFYSEPNPITARPEGFESVVNLGLGQDWPPAPTANGRRSQ; this is encoded by the coding sequence ATGGGCGTTCCCTCCCGAGTTCTTCGCGCCACTGGCCGCCATGCACTGGTGGATGGCATTCCCTTCCAGCTGCCCGTGCTGTGTGAGGAAAGTCCGGCCCTCTTTGCGGTCTTCCCCATCGATGCAGACAAGGCCAGGGCCCTGCTTCCGGGCAACGAAATCCATCCTTTGCGTTTTTGGAACAGGGGGCTTCTGGTGGTCTCGGTGATGGACTACCGCAAGACCAGCATCGGAAAGTACATCGAGTTCAGTGTGGGCATCGCCTGTACCCGGGGACCCAAACCCGCCCCCCGTCTCCTTCCGGCCCTCCTGCCCTGGTTCTTCAACACCGGCCAATTCGTGGTGGAACTGCCGGTGAGTACGGAGATCTCCACCAAGGGCGGCAAGGGCATCTGGGGCATGCCCAAGCACCAGGGCAGCCTGGACTACCAGATCACGGATCAAACCGTGAGCAGCCAGTACGATCTGGATGGCCAGCTGGGCATCCGGATCTCCATCCAGCGACCGGGCCGAGCCTGGCTTCCCCTTTCGGTGTCTGCCTCCAACTATTGCGCCTACAGGGGCATGATCTGGAAGTCCAACCTGCACTTCAAGGCCAAGGCCGGGCTGACGATGTTCAAGAAGGGCATCGCGGAACTGCTCATCGGCGACCATCCGCGTCTGGCGGCCCTGAAGGGCCTGGGGATCGGGAAGGACGCCCTCTTCGCGGCCTTCATCCCCTCCGCCCAAGGTGTCCTGGATGATCACGTGGAAGGCTGGTTCTACTCGGAGCCAAACCCCATCACCGCCCGCCCCGAAGGGTTCGAGAGCGTGGTGAACCTTGGCCTGGGCCAGGACTGGCCGCCGGCCCCAACCGCGAACGGAAGGAGATCCCAATGA
- a CDS encoding patatin-like phospholipase family protein: MTRCHFAAPPGEGPRRSLLLAGGGMRVAWQAGVLLALDEAGVRFQHFDGASGGTLNLAMLLSGLTPLEMVQRWRALELGDFISLLPLADYLKGAWPALGDADGVRDKVFPSLGIDFDSIGACEGLSATFNLCNFTRKTLEVVEHTALEPDLLVAAMSLPAFMPAVHWKGMTYTDAVWIKDTNLWEAVKRGAEELWLLWCIGNTPTYRDGAFPQYVHMIEMSANGALFEELDRIRDLNDRIQRGDSPFGQRQPIQLHVIKPAQALPLDPDFYLGRVRAESLVALGHRAATDYLSRCSPVGLPLTPEVTTMIDAAPGLSFRETMSGPFSLGQQDPQAGADAQGPTLAMHATVFIQDLDRFLSDPTHLGSLSGTIDYAPFGAPLEAHHGVFRLFSPTDEPNTQYMVYELAFEKDGEPHYLAGHKVVRQDPGFDMWKDTTTLYTKLHRGPDAKGEVVGAGVLSLGMTDLLKLLSTVEVPNADPAQRVSTLAKFGTFFLGELWSTYGKHLR; encoded by the coding sequence ATGACCCGCTGTCACTTCGCCGCGCCTCCGGGCGAGGGGCCCCGTCGGTCCCTGCTGCTGGCGGGGGGCGGGATGCGCGTGGCCTGGCAGGCGGGCGTCCTCTTGGCCCTGGACGAGGCGGGTGTCCGGTTCCAGCACTTCGATGGCGCTTCCGGGGGCACGCTGAACCTGGCCATGCTCCTCTCGGGACTGACACCCCTCGAGATGGTCCAGCGCTGGCGGGCTCTGGAGCTCGGGGACTTCATCTCGCTGCTGCCCCTGGCGGACTACCTGAAGGGCGCCTGGCCCGCCCTGGGCGACGCGGACGGCGTGCGCGACAAAGTCTTCCCCAGCCTCGGCATCGACTTCGATTCGATCGGGGCCTGCGAAGGCCTGAGCGCCACCTTCAATCTCTGCAACTTCACTCGGAAAACCCTGGAGGTGGTGGAGCACACGGCCCTGGAACCCGACCTGCTGGTGGCCGCCATGTCCCTGCCCGCCTTCATGCCCGCCGTCCACTGGAAGGGCATGACCTATACGGACGCGGTGTGGATCAAGGACACGAACCTGTGGGAGGCGGTGAAGCGCGGAGCCGAGGAACTCTGGCTGCTCTGGTGCATCGGCAACACGCCGACTTACCGGGACGGGGCCTTTCCCCAATACGTCCACATGATCGAAATGAGCGCGAACGGCGCGCTCTTCGAAGAGCTTGACCGCATTCGCGATCTCAACGACCGGATCCAGCGGGGCGACTCGCCCTTCGGCCAGCGCCAGCCCATCCAGCTGCATGTCATTAAGCCCGCCCAGGCCCTGCCCCTGGACCCGGATTTCTATCTGGGCCGAGTGCGGGCGGAGTCCCTCGTCGCCCTGGGCCACCGCGCCGCCACAGACTACCTGAGCCGCTGCAGCCCCGTCGGGCTTCCCCTCACTCCGGAGGTCACCACCATGATCGATGCAGCTCCCGGACTCTCCTTCCGCGAAACCATGTCGGGTCCCTTCAGCCTTGGCCAGCAGGATCCGCAGGCCGGCGCTGACGCCCAGGGCCCGACCCTCGCCATGCATGCCACGGTCTTCATCCAGGATCTGGACCGCTTCCTGTCTGACCCGACACACCTGGGCAGCCTCAGCGGCACCATCGACTACGCCCCCTTCGGAGCCCCGCTCGAGGCCCACCATGGCGTCTTCCGGCTGTTCTCGCCCACCGATGAGCCGAACACCCAGTACATGGTCTACGAGCTGGCCTTCGAGAAGGATGGCGAGCCCCACTATCTGGCCGGGCACAAGGTGGTGCGCCAGGATCCGGGCTTCGACATGTGGAAGGACACCACCACCCTCTACACCAAGCTCCACAGGGGCCCCGATGCCAAGGGGGAGGTGGTGGGGGCGGGGGTCCTCAGCCTGGGCATGACGGATCTGCTCAAGCTCCTGAGCACGGTTGAGGTCCCGAATGCTGACCCCGCCCAGCGGGTGAGCACCCTCGCCAAGTTCGGGACCTTCTTCCTGGGCGAGCTCTGGAGTACCTACGGCAAACACCTGAGGTGA